The proteins below come from a single Rosa rugosa chromosome 2, drRosRugo1.1, whole genome shotgun sequence genomic window:
- the LOC133732469 gene encoding protochlorophyllide-dependent translocon component 52, chloroplastic-like: protein MEILRTSSIPSPQFPAKFDKTQSKKLTFLGFKQVPASSFSLVQRHRPTFKTCTTISSSNITTETEHPSAPQVENQTPDDKFDWYAHWYPLMPVCDLDKRVPHAKKVMGIDVVVWWDRNESAWKVFDDACPHRLAPLSEGRIDQWGRLQCVYHGWCFNGSGDCKFIPQAPTDGPPIHTSKKACVAPYPSTVQNGIVWFWPSSDPEYKDILTEKKPPYIPELDDPSYTCLMGNREIPYGYEVLIENLMDPAHLPYAHYGIMQTQQPKEKADREGGRPLDMYVPKLDINGFIAEQNPGQSKFVPPCVFYVSLFDPIDNSNGAASSPGTEKVSLAQNSQKRALLVFICVPVSPGNSRLISTFPENFGVWIKILPRWIYHIGQNLVVDSDLYLLHLEERRIMDAGLTQWQKACFVPTKSDAVVIGFRKWLNKYAGGQVDWRGKFTGALPPTPPKEQLLDRYWSHVVNCSSCNAAHKALCMLEVVLQVVSFSLLGIVAAIKQGVLSSVVARTALVATALLCFAASKWLAHFIYKTFHFHDYNHALV, encoded by the exons ATGGAAATTCTGAGAACTTCCTCTATTCCATCACCACAATTTCCAGCTAAATTTGACAAAACCCAATCCAAAAAACTCACTTTCTTGGGGTTTAAGCAAGTACCCGCTTCATCGTTCTCATTAGTTCAAAGACACAGACCCACATTTAAGACATGCACCACCATATCATCTTCTAATATTACAACCGAGACTGAACACCCATCTGCACCACAAGTTGAAAATCAGACCCCAGATGATAAATTTGACTGGTATGCCCACTGGTACCCATTGATGCCAGTTTGTGACCTTGACAAAAGGGTACCACATGCAAAGAAAGTTATGGGTATTGATGTGGTGGTGTGGTGGGATAGAAATGAGAGTGCATGGAAGGTGTTTGACGATGCATGTCCTCACAGATTGGCTCCATTATCTGAAGGGAGGATTGATCAGTGGGGAAGGTTGCAGTGTGTTTATCATGGCTGGTGTTTTAATGGCTCCGGTGACTGCAAGTTCATCCCTCAGGCACCTACCGATGGCCCTCCG ATTCACACATCCAAGAAAGCATGTGTAGCTCCTTATCCAAGTACTGTGCAGAATGGAATAGTGTGGTTCTGGCCAAGTTCCGATCCTGAATACAAAGATATTCTTACAGAGAAAAAACCTCCCTACATACCGGAACTGGATGATCCCTCGTATACTTGCTTGATGGGAAATAGAGAGATCCCTTACGG GTATGAGGTCTTGATTGAAAATCTTATGGATCCTGCTCATCTTCCATATGCACATTATGGAATAATGCAAACTCAACAACCGAAAG AGAAGGCTGATAGAGAAGGGGGCAGACCATTAGACATGTATGTTCCTAAGTTAGACATAAATGGTTTCATCGCAGAGCAGAATCCGGGTCAGAGTAAATTTGTGCCACCATGTGTGTTTTATGTTTCTCTCTTTGATCCAATTGACAATAGTAATGGGGCTGCATCCTCACCTGGAACTGAAAAG gTCTCATTAGCCCAAAACAGCCAAAAGAGAGCTCTTTTAGTTTTTATATGCGTTCCAGTAAGTCCAGGTAATAGCAGATTGATATCGACCTTCCCAGAAAACTTTGGTGTTTGGATTAAGATTCTTCCCCGATGGATATATCACATTGGACAAAACCTGGTTGTGGACTCAGATTTATATTTGCTTCATCTTGAG GAACGTAGGATAATGGATGCTGGTCTTACCCAGTGGCAGAAAGCCTGTTTTGTGCCAACAAAGTCAGATGCCGTTGTCATTGGTTTCCGAAAGTGGTTAAACAAGTATGCAGGGGGTCAAGTAGACTGGAGAGGCAAGTTCACAGGGGCTCTTCCCCCTACTCCTCCTAAAGAACAGTTGTTGGACAG GTACTGGTCTCATGTGGTGAACTGCAGCAGTTGCAATGCTGCCCACAAAGCTCTGTGCATGCTTGAAGTTGTATTGCAGGTCGTCTCATTTTCTTTACTCGGAATTGTCGCTGCAATCAAGCAAGGAGTGCTATCATCAGTGGTTGCGAGAACTGCGCTAGTTGCAACAGCTCTACTCTGCTTTGCGGCTTCAAAATGGTTGGCTCATTTTATCTACAAAACTTTTCACTTTCACGACTACAACCATGCCCTTGTGTAA
- the LOC133732196 gene encoding uncharacterized protein LOC133732196 yields MKESSPSSEPIGQNIIKLISNLCFSAFVFSVLIITVIAITYQPPDPWLESAPALTKLFTESENATFKNDNSILKTGEDFIAPAAPPESRITEAVIQTTEANLSSSPQPESDSGCGDLEAVNCSDPRVLIAVERFNLRLFKTIVFLEYQSPVNGSKADECDVLWRFRNKKEKSWRRYRDFRRFKFGFGVNCTYKVVHAGGWHSGVNARRSQRSRVGKGGGGNGSRIAPPARDEEINDTIPSLGERNFRRGKYLYYSRGGDYCKGMNQYMWSFLCGLGEAMYLNRTFVVDLSLCLSGSYNPSNKDEEGKDFRYYFDFEHLKEVASIVEEGEFLRDWKKWDRSHKRKLPVKKVVSHKITPMQLKKDRNTVLWRQFDAPEPENYWYRVCEGQAAKYIQRPWHALWKSKRLMNIVSEISGRMDWDFDAVHVVRGEKAKNTQLWPHLDYDTSPDQLLEKVKGMVQPWRNLYIATNEPFYNYFDKLRSQYKVHLLDDYKELWSNTSEWYNETTTLNKWNPVEFDGYMRVEVDTEVLYRAKTRVETFYNLTKDCKDGVFTC; encoded by the coding sequence ATGAAAGAATCAAGTCCCAGCAGTGAGCCCATTGGGCAGAACATCATAAAGCTGATAAGCAATCTCTGCTTCTCAGCGTTCGTCTTCTCAGTCCTTATCATCACTGTGATTGCCATCACCTACCAACCCCCAGATCCATGGCTCGAGTCTGCTCCGGCCTTGACAAAACTCTTCACTGAATCCGAGAACGCTACTTTCAAAAATGACAATTCCATCCTTAAGACCGGCGAGGATTTCATTGCCCCGGCTGCCCCTCCGGAGAGCCGGATCACCGAGGCCGTCATTCAGACCACCGAGGCCAACCTCTCCAGTTCCCCACAGCCCGAATCCGATTCGGGCTGTGGGGATCTGGAGGCAGTGAATTGTTCAGACCCTAGAGTTCTCATTGCGGTTGAGAGGTTCAATTTGAGGCTGTTTAAGACGATCGTGTTTTTGGAGTATCAGAGTCCGGTTAATGGGTCGAAAGCTGATGAGTGTGATGTGTTGTGGAGGTTTAGGAACAAGAAGGAGAAGTCTTGGAGGAGGTATAGGGATTTTAGGAGGTTTAAGTTTGGGTTTGGAGTGAATTGTACGTACAAGGTGGTGCACGCCGGAGGGTGGCATTCCGGTGTGAATGCACGGCGTTCACAGAGGAGTAGGGTTGGTAAGGGGGGTGGTGGAAATGGTAGTAGGATTGCCCCACCGGCTCGTGATGAGGAGATTAATGATACCATACCGAGCTTGGGGGAGAGGAATTTTAGGAGGGGGAAGTACTTGTACTACTCGCGGGGAGGGGATTATTGCAAGGGAATGAATCAGTACATGTGGAGCTTCTTGTGTGGTTTAGGTGAGGCAATGTATTTGAACAGGACATTTGTGGTGGATTTGAGTTTGTGCTTGTCGGGGAGTTATAATCCGAGTAATAAGGATGAGGAAGGGAAGGATTTTCGGTATTATTTTGATTTCGAGCATTTGAAGGAGGTTGCATCAATTGTGGAGGAGGGTGAGTTTTTAAGGGATTGGAAGAAGTGGGATCGGAGCCATAAGAGGAAGCTGCCTGTTAAGAAGGTTGTGAGCCACAAGATTACGCCAATGCAACTCAAGAAAGATAGGAACACGGTTCTATGGAGGCAGTTTGATGCGCCGGAGCCAGAGAATTACTGGTACAGGGTGTGCGAAGGACAAGCTGCCAAGTACATTCAGAGGCCGTGGCATGCTTTGTGGAAGTCAAAGAGATTGATGAACATTGTTTCAGAGATCAGTGGCCGAATGGATTGGGATTTCGATGCTGTTCATGTGGTGCGAGGGGAGAAGGCGAAGAATACACAGCTGTGGCCTCATTTGGATTATGATACATCCCCCGATCAGCTACTTGAGAAAGTTAAGGGTATGGTTCAGCCTTGGAGGAATCTGTATATAGCCACCAACGAACCTTTTTATAATTACTTTGACAAACTGAGGTCTCAGTACAAGGTTCATTTGCTTGATGATTACAAGGAGTTGTGGAGTAATACAAGCGAGTGGTACAATGAGACTACGACTCTGAACAAATGGAATCCGGTTGAGTTTGATGGGTACATGAGGGTAGAAGTGGATACTGAGGTTCTTTACAGGGCAAAGACGCGAGTGGAAACGTTCTATAATTTGACAAAGGATTGCAAGGATGGAGTCTTTACATGCTGA